ACCCATAATTCCCTCCTTTAAGGAATTTGATTTCCCGTACTTTATTGAAAGACAAAGAAAAAGGTTGCTAAAAATTCTTGATTTTTACCGGGAATTAGGCAAATTAAAAAAAACACCGGGATTCCCGGTAATTTTATGACTTTAGAAACGATTTTCTATGCGAATACATTTACCAAACAGTGCCTTTTTAGGGAACATTGACCCCTTTTTAAGGTCATTTGAGACCTCTGATCCAGAGACATTGCAAATCACCGCAAATAAAAAATGGATTTCGATTCACCCTGTCATCCTTTCCATGATCGCTGCATTGGGTTTAAATCTCGATTCAAATCACATCACGTGTGAAAAATTTGAAGCCAAATCGAAACACTATCTCGAACGAATGGGGCTTTTTAAAATTTGGGGAATCGCATCAGGAATGACGATTACCGAACATGAACCAGCTGGGCGATTTATTCCCCTCTCTCTCATCAAGAACTCAACGATGCTCACGAAATTCATTACAGACATGACCCCTTTACTTCATCTGGAACCAAAACATGCTGAACCCATTAAATACATTGTCAGTGAATTGGTAAGAAATGTATTGGAACATGCTTTCTCAAAACATGGCGCTGTTCTCTGTGCACAGTACTTTCAAAAAAGTAACACCATAAGAATTGGAATTGCTGATACTGGAATTGGAGTTAAAAAAAGCATCAATACCTCTTATGCCGCAAAAACAGATCTCGAAGCATTGCAATTAGCACTGACTCCCGGAATTACAGGCACAACACGCAAAGAAGGTGGAACCGAACTGAACGCAGGAGCAGGTTTATTTTTTATAAAATCGATTGCGAACGTCAATCGCGATTTTTTTATGATTTATAGTGGGAACGCTCTTTATAAACTTTTGAAGAGACCTCAAAACTCAAAAATAAAACTGTATGCGGATCCATTCAGAGATAGACATTCAAAAGAAGAAAATCTTCCATACTGGAACGGAACTGTTGTTGGGATTGACATCTCCTTACATGCCACAAAAGAATTTTCATTGCTTCTCGATTTAATCAGAACGACGTATACCAATGCGGTGAAAGAACGAAAAAAAACAAAGTATAAAAAGGCTCACTTCATATGATTGAAATTAAAATATTCAAGGAAACAGGAAGTTTTGCCGAAAACAAGGATAAGGCACGAGATATACGACTTCACACCATTATTCCTGCTCTTGAGAAAAAACAAAAAGTCATCCTCAATTTTGAACATGTTGATTCAGCGACACAGTCCTTCATTCATGCTTTAATCAGCGATTTGTTAAGAAAATATGGAACTGAAGTGCTTGACGACATTTCATTTAAGGCCTGCAACACGACTCTCCAAAAAATTATTACGATTGTTGTCGATTATATGCAGGAAAGTGAATAATTCACTTTGGCTCCATCATGGAACGAACATCGAGAATCTGATTGAGCTTGCGTTCATCCAAAACTTTTTCTTCGAGCGCTACTTCGCGGATGGTTTTGCGTTCGGTATATGCACGTTTGGCAAGCGCTGCGGCACGATCATAGCCGATCTCTTTGGCAAGAGGAGTGACGAGCATTAAACTCTGTTCCACGAATTGACGACAGCGTTCTTTGTCAGCTTCAATACCAGCCACACATTTCTTTGCGAGGAGCTGCGCTCCTGCAGTTAACAAACGGATTGAATCGAGGAGATTGATCGCAATCAGTGGCATCGTCACATTGAGTTCAAATTTACTTGTCGATGCTCCCATCGTAATCGCAGTATCGTTGCCGATCACTTGACATGCGACTTGGCAGACCACTTCGGGAATCACGGGATTTACTTTTCCCGGCATAATCGAAGAACCAGGTTGCAACTCCGGAAGTTTAATCTCAGCAAGCCCTGCACGAGGGCCACTTGCAAGCCAGCGAAGATCATCAGCAATTTTCATGACGGCTAACGCCGTCATCTTTAACAAACCACTTGCTTCAACACACGCATCTTTCGCTCCCTGCGCTGCAAAATGATTGGTCGCCTCTTTCAAATCGAGACTCAAACGTTTTGAAAGTACGCTACAGACTTCATTCGCAAACTTTGGATGCGTATTGATTCCAGTTCCCACTGCGGTTCCACCAATGGCGAGTTCAAAAAGTGATGGAAGCACTCGCTCGAGCGCCTCTGTCACATGCGCCACTTGCGTAGCGTACCCGGAAAACTCCTGGCCAAGTCGAATGGGTGTTGCATCCATCAAATGTGTGCGCCCAATTTTGACGACATCATCAAAAGCTTTCGCTTTTTGGCTCAGTTCTTTTTGAAGTTCGCGAAGCGCAGGAATGAGTTCATATTTGATGCCATACGCAGCGCTCAGATGAATGGCGGTCGGAATCACATCATTCGAAGACTGGCCGTCATTCACATGATCATTCGGATGGACCGGAGTTTTTGCGCCAAGTAAACTCCCAAGAGCAACGTTTGCAAGATTCGCAATGACTTCGTTGGCATTCATATTGGTCGACGTACCAGAGCCGGTCTGAAAAACATCGATTGGAAAGTGTTGATCGCACTCTCCTTTGGCCACGCGTTCTGCGGCTTGCATGATCGCATCGGCAAGTTTTTTATCGAGACGTCCGAGTTTTCTGTTGGCGCTTGCGGCTGCATATTTGATTTCGCCGAGCATGCGAATGAAGAGTGAGGGAAACGTTCTGCCGCTCACCGGAAAATTATCAACCGCGCGTTTAGTCTGCGCGCCATAGAGAGCATCAGAAGGCACAGCCACCTCCCCCATTGAATCGCGTTCAGTTCTGGTATTTGTCATGCTGACTCCATTCATTTCATGTCACAACCGCGCGAGTGGTAAGTTTTTCGAGGACATCTCGTAGGCAATTTTCTCAAACGGGAACTCATAAATAAAATTGCTGAGAGAAGAGCGGTCGATTTGGGACGACCCAAATCGAACCGCGTTCCGAGAAAACTTACCCGAAGCAGGTTGTGAAAAAACATTTTGAATGGCGTTTTAACCCGAAACGATTCGGTTTTGCAATTGCTCTGCGAAAAACTTATAAGTCCTCATGGCCAAACAGCAGAATCAACTCTTCGGTATTATCCTCATGATCATCTGCTCGATCTTTATCACGATCAGTTGGGCAGGAGTGAAGCTCGCTGGCCAAACACTTCCGCTTTTTGAAATCGTCTTCTTTCGCGCATTTTTTTCATGTCTTTTTCTGCTTCCTCTTATGCTCAAACGATCACATTCACTCAAACCAAAGCAGCCGAAACTCCTTCTCATCCGCTCTTTTTTTGGCGCTGTTTCGATGATCATGATTTTTTATAGTCTCAAGTATTTTGAAATTGGAAACACCTCGGCTCTCTTTAATACCATGCCGATTTTTGTGGCACTGCTTGCACCTCTTCTCTCCACAGAATCCTTTCATCGAAAATCTTTTTTTATGATTCTCATTTCCTTTGTAGGCATCTGCTTGATTGTCAAGCCAGACAGCAATCTTCTTTCCAATGAAGCTTTGATGGCTTTGGGTTCTGCTTTTTTCATGGCCATTGCTACCGTTCAACTTCGAAAACTGTATACCACTGAAAACACGGCCATGATCACTTTTTACTTTGCAGCGATGATGGCGCTTCTTTCATTGATCTCCTGCATCTTGGACTATACACACCCTTCGCTTTTTGAGTGGGGATTACTCCTCACCGTTGGTGTCACGGTCACGATCGCACAATTACTCGGAACCAAAGCGTATGACTATGGCGATGCCACGATCATCACTCCCTTTAGTTATGTAACCGTGATTCTCTCGTATCTCTTGGGAGTTCTCTTTTGGAACGAAGTTCCAGACCTCGCCTCAATCTTCGGCGCTCTTATCATTACGCTTTCAGGAGTTCTGATTCTCCGCGGGAGAAGCGGGTCAAAGCTGCAATAGCCTCTTTCTTTGCGTTGAAAAATCATAGGCTACAAGAATGTGGCGAAACATTACGGCCTCCTTTCAGAGGAGGGAAGAAGAAGGAGAGGACATGAAATGCGTTCGAGCATATGCGATATCCTCCGCATAAAATCGTCATCTCCAAAGGGGAGAAGCACAAGCGCAACCTTTTCGGTTGCAGCAACGTTTGAAATGACATTTTCCCAGGTTCCCAAATGGGATCTTGTCTCAAACGTCATATTTCCATTTGAAACAATGTTCTTTAAAGTTTTTTTGAGCGCTTCAAGACCTTCATGTGATTGTCGTTTCACTTCATCATTTTTTTGAATAAGTTCTTTTTGATCAACATGAGGGACAAGATACGCATGCAAAAGAAGGACATGATATTTCTCTCCAAAAGCCTTGAGGAAAGTAATTCCTCTTTCAGCAACTTTTTGGAAAGAAGGTGAGAGATGTATTGGCATTAAAATCGTTTTCACAGAAACACTATGAACCAAAACAACTCATTCAAGAGATGATCTGGAACAAAAAATGAAATGATTTTGATCATGTGAAAACGGCTGCAGGAGGCGTTTGTCGAGCGGCGTCCGCAGGCACTGCGGACAGCAGCCTTTATAATCGCGGTGCCAAAGAGCAGGCAGCGAGACGGCGACTGAGTCGAGCTACCGTAGCAAGACAATGCCTCCGAGAGACGTTTTCAACAAACTTTTACTGAAGCTCTTTGAGTCCTTTGACATTCAAAATGATAATCTGACGACCATCAATCGAGATGAGCTTTTCATCTTTAAAGTCGCTTAAACAGCGAATAAGCGTCTCCGTTGCCGTTCCTACCATGTTTGCCAGATTTTCACGCGTCAAAGGAAGTTTTGTCTGTCGCTCTCCATCGATGTGGTATTTCTTCTGCGCCATGAGAAGCGTTTCGGCAACCCGCTTTCTGACCGAATCGTAGGCCAAACTTAACAATCGCGTTTCTGTTTCCCGCACGGAGTTGGAAAGCATTTTGATAAAGGTTTGCGCCACATCGCGATTTTTTGAAATCAGGGAGAAAAAATCCTCTTTTGGAATCTTGCAAATTTTTGCGGCTTCAAGCGTCACGGCTGTATCTGTATAGGGAATCTCTTCCAGGAGCGCAGTGTATCCAAAAAAATTTCCGGCTGAATAGAGATTCGTCACCAGTTCTTTTCCCTCATCATGCATCCGACAGGTTTTTACTTTTCCCTCTTGCAGAAAATAAAGATGAGCTGGAATCTCACCTTCATGAAAAATGGTTTCCTGTGGACGATAGCGCACAAGAGGTCTCTCCTCTGAAAGCGTTGCAAGTTCTTTCATGCCGCGCGCCTGATCCAGAAATTCGTGAAGACCTTCAAGCGTTGCAGTAAAAGTTTTTTCTGCAAAAGCCCGTTTCTTGAGACGCGTTTCAATTGCATTCAAAAGTTCCGTTTCATCAAAAGGTTTTGTGAGGTAGTCGTCTGCTCCGAGCTCCATCCCTTTTCGAAGATCGCTCTTTTCCGCTTTGGCCGTTAAAAAGAGAAAGGGAATACTCGCGGTTTCAGGATCTTTGGAAAGGATATGGAGTACACCATAACCATCCAGTTCAGGCATCATGATGTCGCAAAGGATCACATCTGGTTTCATCTCCTTTGCTTTCTGAATCCCCTCTTTTCCCTGTTTTGCTGTGGTCACCTGATATTGGGCAAGTGTTAAAATTTCAGCCGTATTTTCTCGCAACACCGAATCGTCTTCGATGAGCAAAATCTTCTTCATGTTCTTTCTCCTTTTGGAAGGATCACCACAAATGTTGTCCCCTTTCCCTCTTCACTTTCAAAACGAATCGACCCTCCCATGAGATCGAGATAGTTCTTCACAATATTGAGACCAATGCCGGTTCCAGGGACTGAAAGCACATTCTTTCCTCGATGAAATCTTTCAAAAAGACGCTTTTGGTCAACCTCCGGAATCCCAATTCCCTGATCTTCAACAATGAGCTCTATTTTTTCTCCATCAACACGTGTCTTCACCGATACGATTGTCTCATCCGAGCTATATTTGAGCGCATTAGAAATGAGATTCGTCACAATATTCCGAAGCATCTCTTGATCGACCATGACCGTCACCATATCTCCTTCATGAACGTAGACGATACGATTTTTCTTCGACATTCCACGCTCCGTATCATTGATGCAACTTTCAACAAAGGAAGCGAGTTGCAATGAAGAGGGTTTCGCTTCGACATTTCCCTGTTCCAATTTATCCATCGAGAGAAAATCATTGAGAATGCTCGTCAAATGTTGCACCAGCCGCTGAATTGTTCTCACATGCTTGTCGCGTTGTTCCTGTTCTTTCTCTTTTTGATATTTTGTGATGAGTGAAGCCGACGACGCAATTCCCCCGAGCGGAGTTCGAAATTCGTGCGAGGCAAGTGAAACAAAACGCGATTTGAGTTCCCCAAGCTCGCGTTCTTTTTCAAGCGCAACATTGAGTTCCTCTGCGATTCGCTTTCTCTCTGCCATTTCTGTGTGAAGATTCGTATTGATGTGATGAAGCTCCATTAAGGCTTGCGATAACTCTCTTGTTCGTTCTCCAACCTTGTGTTCCAGGGTAATATTGAGCTGTTTGAGCTCGTCTTTGATTTTCTTTCTCTCCGTAATGTCACTGACAAATCCAACTGTCCATCGCCTTTCATCGATTTCATAAGAAGCAAGGCTTATTTCAACTGGAAATTCGGTCCCATTTTTTTTGAGCGCCAAGAGATCCATGCCAATACCCATAGGACGCGCAACAGGGTGCTCATAATAACGGGCACGATGTTCCACATGTTTTTTTCGAAATTGGTGTGGAATGAGCGCTTCAATCTTTTGACCAACAAGTTCTCGTGGCTCATATCCAAACAAAGAACAGGCATGAGGATTCACTTCTATAATTTCACCTTTGTCATCGCAGATGATAAGGCCAAGACTTGAATGCTTGAAGAGTAAAGCCGAAACAACATGTTCATCATGAGGTTGTATCATAGTT
The Deltaproteobacteria bacterium RIFCSPHIGHO2_02_FULL_44_16 DNA segment above includes these coding regions:
- the aspA gene encoding aspartate ammonia-lyase (catalyzes the formation of fumarate from aspartate), which produces MTNTRTERDSMGEVAVPSDALYGAQTKRAVDNFPVSGRTFPSLFIRMLGEIKYAAASANRKLGRLDKKLADAIMQAAERVAKGECDQHFPIDVFQTGSGTSTNMNANEVIANLANVALGSLLGAKTPVHPNDHVNDGQSSNDVIPTAIHLSAAYGIKYELIPALRELQKELSQKAKAFDDVVKIGRTHLMDATPIRLGQEFSGYATQVAHVTEALERVLPSLFELAIGGTAVGTGINTHPKFANEVCSVLSKRLSLDLKEATNHFAAQGAKDACVEASGLLKMTALAVMKIADDLRWLASGPRAGLAEIKLPELQPGSSIMPGKVNPVIPEVVCQVACQVIGNDTAITMGASTSKFELNVTMPLIAINLLDSIRLLTAGAQLLAKKCVAGIEADKERCRQFVEQSLMLVTPLAKEIGYDRAAALAKRAYTERKTIREVALEEKVLDERKLNQILDVRSMMEPK
- a CDS encoding transcriptional regulator, translating into MKKILLIEDDSVLRENTAEILTLAQYQVTTAKQGKEGIQKAKEMKPDVILCDIMMPELDGYGVLHILSKDPETASIPFLFLTAKAEKSDLRKGMELGADDYLTKPFDETELLNAIETRLKKRAFAEKTFTATLEGLHEFLDQARGMKELATLSEERPLVRYRPQETIFHEGEIPAHLYFLQEGKVKTCRMHDEGKELVTNLYSAGNFFGYTALLEEIPYTDTAVTLEAAKICKIPKEDFFSLISKNRDVAQTFIKMLSNSVRETETRLLSLAYDSVRKRVAETLLMAQKKYHIDGERQTKLPLTRENLANMVGTATETLIRCLSDFKDEKLISIDGRQIIILNVKGLKELQ